The following proteins are co-located in the Paenibacillus sp. JNUCC32 genome:
- a CDS encoding alpha/beta-type small acid-soluble spore protein, with amino-acid sequence MARSSRNRQVVPESREMLKQMKYEIAAEFGLPVGYGSSSYGADTEFGSELGAIGGGSSSRRAGWGHLTSRENGSVGGEITKRLVQNAEQSLFGRL; translated from the coding sequence ATGGCACGCAGCAGTCGTAATCGTCAAGTGGTTCCGGAAAGTCGTGAAATGCTGAAGCAAATGAAATACGAAATCGCAGCAGAGTTTGGATTACCGGTGGGATATGGCAGCAGCTCGTATGGAGCAGATACGGAATTCGGTTCTGAGCTTGGAGCCATCGGAGGAGGTTCCTCCAGCCGTCGCGCTGGATGGGGGCATCTGACATCCCGCGAGAACGGATCCGTTGGCGGAGAGATCACGAAGCGTTTGGTTCAGAACGCCGAGCAAAGCCTCTTCGGCAGACTGTAG
- the metK gene encoding methionine adenosyltransferase, producing MSLTGRRLFTSESVTEGHPDKICDQISDAVLDAFLANDPNARVACEVSVATGLVLVIGEISTKSEYVDIPSIVRNTVKEIGYTRAKYGFDSNTCAVLTSLNEQSADIAQGVNAALENRDPSQVDKETENIGAGDQGLMFGFATNETPELMPLPIALSHRIARRLSEVRKDGTLDYLRPDGKTQVTIEYDGNTPVRVDTIVVSTQHAEEATLEQIQKDIKEQVILPVVPAELLDAETKYFINPTGRFVIGGPQGDAGLTGRKIIVDTYGGYARHGGGAFSGKDPTKVDRSAAYAARYVAKNLVAAGLADKCEIQLAYAIGVANPVSISVDTYGTGKVSEEKLVELVRNNFDLRPAGIIRMLDLRRPIYKQTAAYGHFGRTDLDLPWERVDKADALKEQAGVK from the coding sequence ATGTCTTTAACAGGGCGACGTTTATTTACATCTGAGTCCGTAACTGAAGGACATCCGGATAAAATCTGTGACCAGATTTCTGATGCGGTACTCGATGCTTTTTTGGCTAACGATCCGAACGCACGCGTAGCTTGTGAAGTTTCCGTTGCGACTGGTCTTGTTTTGGTCATTGGTGAAATTAGCACTAAATCTGAATACGTGGATATTCCATCCATCGTACGCAATACCGTGAAGGAAATCGGGTATACCCGTGCAAAATACGGTTTTGATTCCAATACATGCGCGGTGCTGACATCGCTGAATGAGCAATCGGCCGATATTGCACAGGGGGTAAACGCTGCACTGGAGAATCGTGATCCTTCCCAAGTGGACAAGGAAACGGAGAACATCGGTGCTGGTGACCAAGGTCTGATGTTTGGTTTTGCAACGAACGAGACGCCAGAATTGATGCCTCTTCCAATTGCATTGTCTCACCGCATTGCTCGTCGTTTGTCCGAGGTACGTAAAGACGGTACGCTGGATTACCTGCGTCCGGACGGTAAAACTCAGGTAACGATCGAGTATGACGGCAATACGCCGGTCCGCGTGGATACGATCGTGGTATCGACTCAACATGCCGAAGAAGCAACACTGGAGCAAATCCAGAAGGATATTAAAGAACAAGTCATTCTTCCTGTCGTACCGGCTGAATTGCTGGACGCAGAAACCAAATACTTCATCAACCCTACCGGCCGTTTCGTCATCGGTGGTCCTCAAGGCGATGCTGGTCTGACTGGCCGCAAAATCATCGTTGACACTTATGGCGGCTACGCTCGTCATGGCGGCGGTGCATTCTCCGGTAAGGATCCTACAAAAGTCGACCGTTCCGCTGCTTACGCGGCGCGCTACGTGGCTAAAAACCTGGTTGCCGCAGGACTCGCGGACAAGTGCGAAATCCAATTGGCTTACGCCATCGGTGTCGCTAACCCAGTGTCGATCAGTGTCGACACATATGGTACAGGTAAAGTAAGCGAAGAGAAGCTGGTTGAGCTTGTGCGTAACAACTTTGACCTGCGTCCGGCTGGAATCATCCGCATGCTGGATCTTCGTCGTCCGATCTACAAGCAAACGGCGGCGTACGGACATTTTGGACGTACCGACCTGGATCTGCCTTGGGAACGCGTTGACAAAGCCGATGCGCTGAAAGAACAAGCTGGCGTAAAATAA
- a CDS encoding stalk domain-containing protein: protein MVSQGKTLKSAKSGVGKKWLIITLAGVIWVGPVLSSGIPVIENLSTSSVAYAATTSAKKLGEEIITSGAVLMKYQYINSAGAKSLANVIRVDLNNKYVKLDVMTGQGNQFTTRQSTGGMAKENGAVAAINGDFFNTGREGAPMGAQVSNGLLMSSPSDLKGMYAFAVTNDGKPILDEFAFSGSITAENGTTFPLAGMNKTAYTPEGTGSNYSHVNAAYIYTSAWKALERPKNSSSTPTEVMVTDGVITDISVMAGIPTAVPEGSYILRTHGAAAEFVKNNLAVGQRLEADYALVSKKTGQKLDPTNLQMMIGGHTILVDNGKAKSFSRNVNDLGGNRARTAVGYSKDGRYAYLIATESNDNSKGMTLQQLQDFMTKVGVWKGMNLDGGGSTTMVNRPLAEMNTQLTFNTEYGTTQRSIVNALGVFSTAPKGSLKGLKVSGSNTLLIGQIGTYQLKGYDTYYNPIEAGSIKPTWKSSNGNLAVNGQSIKATKPGTSTLTAVSGSTKATMQVKVLGADDLVALTTGVSSAPLQAGTSVSVPVTAVTSNGQSLEVPSSALKWEFIGFKGSVKDGRLTVSSVNSNTKVGYAIARYDGFSTVVILSAAGESTWENFENVNYPVKFTTNVPAVTGTAAIQNGSGTRATSKVLNLTYDMTGGLGQKMYAYAELNGTTGKTIPAQATSMTIDVEGDNSLNWLRAELKDNNGKTVYVDLAKAIDWSGWKTLSIDLSGYNIAFPAQMKRLYVVNVEEGQDERALTGAVSFDDIRFTMPSLSGNEGLPTGKAVMTIGQKSLMLNGSKVAIDSAPILKNGTTYVPIKHVLDAFGGQATWNQSAQRVGVLRGGMLMELTVGKKEFILNGKRSSAAVAPMVQGGRTLVPLRLVSEQLGLKVKWDKNTKTVTIES, encoded by the coding sequence ATGGTTAGTCAGGGGAAAACACTGAAGTCTGCAAAATCAGGCGTGGGCAAGAAATGGTTGATTATCACATTGGCCGGGGTCATCTGGGTGGGCCCTGTGCTAAGCAGCGGTATACCGGTGATAGAGAATCTATCAACTTCTTCGGTAGCATACGCGGCAACCACATCAGCGAAGAAGCTGGGTGAGGAAATCATTACGTCCGGCGCGGTTTTGATGAAGTATCAGTATATCAACAGTGCCGGCGCGAAATCGCTGGCGAATGTCATTCGGGTGGATCTCAACAACAAATATGTGAAGCTGGATGTCATGACAGGGCAAGGCAATCAATTTACAACAAGACAAAGCACGGGCGGAATGGCGAAGGAAAACGGTGCGGTAGCAGCGATCAACGGGGATTTCTTTAACACCGGCAGAGAAGGAGCACCGATGGGCGCTCAGGTCTCGAATGGTCTTTTGATGTCGTCGCCTTCGGATCTTAAAGGCATGTATGCTTTTGCCGTGACGAATGACGGAAAGCCGATCCTGGATGAGTTTGCTTTTTCGGGAAGCATTACCGCTGAGAACGGAACCACATTCCCGCTGGCAGGCATGAACAAAACAGCATATACACCGGAAGGTACCGGATCGAATTACAGCCATGTGAACGCAGCTTATATATACACGAGTGCATGGAAGGCTCTGGAGCGTCCGAAAAACAGCTCAAGCACACCGACCGAAGTGATGGTGACCGACGGGGTCATAACGGATATTTCGGTGATGGCCGGAATACCTACGGCAGTTCCGGAAGGAAGCTACATTCTTCGTACGCATGGCGCCGCTGCCGAGTTCGTGAAGAACAACCTGGCCGTAGGCCAGAGGTTAGAAGCGGATTATGCGCTCGTATCGAAAAAGACCGGTCAAAAGCTGGATCCTACGAATCTGCAGATGATGATTGGCGGCCATACGATACTGGTGGATAACGGCAAAGCGAAGTCCTTTTCAAGAAACGTGAATGATCTCGGAGGCAATCGTGCGCGTACGGCAGTGGGTTACTCCAAAGACGGACGTTACGCCTACCTGATCGCCACGGAGAGCAACGATAACAGCAAAGGCATGACGCTGCAGCAGCTTCAGGATTTCATGACGAAGGTTGGCGTATGGAAGGGAATGAACCTCGACGGCGGCGGATCGACCACAATGGTCAACCGACCATTAGCCGAGATGAATACCCAGTTGACCTTCAACACGGAGTACGGAACGACGCAGCGAAGCATCGTAAATGCACTCGGCGTGTTCTCGACGGCACCTAAAGGCAGCTTGAAGGGCTTGAAGGTAAGCGGCAGCAACACACTTCTGATTGGGCAAATCGGAACATATCAACTCAAGGGCTATGATACTTACTATAATCCCATTGAGGCTGGCTCGATTAAACCGACCTGGAAATCCAGCAATGGCAACCTTGCGGTTAACGGCCAAAGCATAAAAGCAACGAAGCCGGGCACATCGACCCTGACGGCGGTAAGCGGCAGCACCAAAGCGACGATGCAGGTCAAGGTGCTGGGTGCGGATGATCTCGTTGCCTTGACTACAGGCGTTTCCAGTGCACCGCTGCAGGCTGGAACGAGCGTTTCCGTACCGGTAACCGCCGTAACGAGCAACGGCCAAAGCTTGGAGGTTCCGAGCAGTGCGCTGAAATGGGAGTTTATCGGCTTCAAAGGCAGCGTCAAAGACGGCCGCCTGACCGTATCCTCAGTGAACAGCAATACGAAAGTCGGTTATGCCATCGCACGTTATGATGGATTTAGCACAGTCGTTATTTTGTCGGCAGCAGGCGAGAGCACGTGGGAGAACTTCGAGAATGTAAATTACCCGGTGAAGTTCACGACCAACGTGCCTGCAGTTACCGGGACGGCAGCGATCCAAAACGGCAGCGGAACAAGGGCAACCTCCAAAGTCTTGAACCTAACCTATGATATGACAGGCGGGCTGGGACAAAAAATGTACGCTTATGCCGAGCTGAATGGCACGACAGGCAAAACGATTCCTGCACAGGCAACGTCCATGACGATTGACGTGGAGGGAGATAACAGCCTGAACTGGCTGCGTGCGGAGCTCAAGGACAATAACGGGAAAACCGTGTACGTCGATCTGGCTAAGGCGATTGATTGGAGCGGCTGGAAGACGCTGAGCATCGATTTGAGCGGATATAACATTGCGTTCCCGGCCCAAATGAAGCGGTTGTATGTCGTGAACGTGGAAGAGGGCCAGGACGAGCGTGCATTGACTGGGGCCGTGTCTTTTGACGATATTCGCTTCACGATGCCGTCCCTGTCAGGAAATGAAGGACTTCCAACAGGTAAAGCGGTCATGACCATTGGGCAAAAATCGCTCATGCTGAATGGTTCGAAAGTGGCAATCGATTCCGCGCCAATCCTGAAAAACGGAACGACCTATGTTCCGATTAAGCATGTGCTCGACGCCTTCGGCGGGCAAGCGACCTGGAACCAATCCGCGCAGCGGGTAGGCGTTCTGAGAGGCGGCATGCTCATGGAATTGACGGTAGGCAAAAAGGAATTCATCCTCAACGGTAAACGCAGTTCGGCGGCTGTGGCACCTATGGTTCAAGGTGGTAGGACTTTGGTCCCTCTTCGTCTCGTTTCCGAGCAATTAGGCCTTAAAGTAAAATGGGACAAGAACACGAAGACCGTTACGATCGAATCATGA
- a CDS encoding sensor histidine kinase: protein MDYQADAIDRVIKNAIKVMEDSKYQMFEILEASRQELASLNHELQRTLKETTETLEKVDQLELNYRRSRIRLTEVSRDFVRYKEEDIKQAYEKATQLQLDLMIYREKEMYLKARRDELQKRVRNVENSVERAESIGSQMGVVLEYLSGELGQVSRIIESAKNRQVIGLKIILAQEEERKRISREIHDGPAQLLANLVLRTEIVERMLAKQEFKMVQDEIVDLKGQVRSSLEEMRKVIFNLRPMALDDLGLIPTLRKYVHDYEEKSKIRTIFETRGKEHRLSSAMEAAIYRLVQEALSNAAKHAYPTYVLVEITYQAQLVKIVVQDNGLGFNVDLLEQKSKDHFGLIGMRERVELLEGRMEIDSAENQGTKIVIHIPTNVEKRKE from the coding sequence GTGGATTATCAAGCCGATGCCATCGACCGTGTCATAAAAAATGCCATCAAAGTGATGGAGGACAGCAAATACCAAATGTTCGAAATATTGGAGGCGTCGCGGCAGGAGCTCGCGTCTCTCAATCATGAACTGCAGCGGACATTAAAAGAAACGACGGAAACCTTAGAGAAGGTGGATCAGCTGGAGCTGAACTACCGCCGATCCCGGATCCGGCTGACCGAGGTCAGCCGGGATTTCGTCCGGTACAAGGAAGAGGACATCAAGCAGGCGTATGAGAAAGCAACGCAGCTTCAGCTTGACCTCATGATCTACCGGGAGAAGGAAATGTATCTGAAGGCTAGACGAGATGAGCTGCAGAAGCGGGTTCGAAATGTCGAGAACTCGGTGGAGCGCGCAGAATCGATCGGATCTCAGATGGGCGTGGTGTTGGAATACTTGTCTGGCGAGCTGGGCCAGGTATCCCGAATCATCGAATCTGCGAAGAACAGGCAGGTCATTGGACTCAAAATTATTCTGGCGCAGGAAGAGGAACGGAAGCGAATATCCAGAGAGATTCATGATGGACCTGCGCAATTGCTGGCGAATCTGGTTCTTAGGACGGAAATTGTAGAAAGAATGCTTGCAAAGCAGGAATTTAAGATGGTGCAGGACGAAATAGTAGATTTGAAGGGCCAGGTGCGTTCGAGCCTGGAGGAAATGCGAAAAGTTATCTTCAATCTGCGTCCAATGGCACTCGATGATCTAGGATTAATCCCCACACTGCGTAAATATGTGCATGATTATGAAGAGAAATCGAAAATCCGCACGATCTTCGAGACACGGGGGAAAGAGCATCGTCTCTCTTCTGCGATGGAGGCGGCCATCTACCGGTTGGTGCAGGAAGCACTTTCGAATGCTGCAAAACATGCTTACCCGACTTATGTGCTTGTTGAAATCACCTACCAGGCGCAATTGGTCAAAATCGTGGTACAGGACAATGGCCTGGGATTCAATGTCGATTTGCTGGAGCAGAAAAGCAAGGACCACTTTGGGTTAATTGGCATGCGGGAGAGGGTTGAGCTGCTCGAAGGGAGAATGGAGATCGATTCAGCCGAGAATCAAGGAACCAAGATCGTGATTCATATCCCGACGAACGTAGAAAAGAGAAAGGAGTAA
- a CDS encoding response regulator, which produces MEHLEKENTIIKVLLADDHQLFREGLKRILNMEDDIDVIGECGDGIQVLEFCNEVKPDIVLMDINMPTENGVQATEKLREMFPEIKVIILSIHDDESYVFETLRKGANGYLLKDMEAESLINAIRSVHEGYAFIHPKVTGKLIHQLRRMTYVNEAGAMAESGSREAGVKFVAGENNPLTRREAEVLRLMAEGKSNKMIGEYLFISEKTVKNHVSSILQKMEVDDRTQAVINSIKYGWVTL; this is translated from the coding sequence ATGGAACATTTGGAGAAAGAGAACACGATTATCAAAGTATTATTAGCGGATGACCACCAGCTGTTTAGGGAGGGTCTGAAACGCATACTGAATATGGAGGACGACATTGACGTGATCGGCGAATGCGGCGACGGCATTCAAGTGCTGGAGTTCTGCAACGAAGTGAAGCCGGATATCGTGCTGATGGACATCAACATGCCGACCGAAAACGGCGTTCAAGCGACCGAGAAACTACGTGAAATGTTTCCTGAGATCAAAGTTATTATCCTGTCGATTCATGACGACGAAAGTTATGTGTTTGAAACGCTCCGTAAGGGAGCGAACGGTTACCTCCTGAAGGATATGGAAGCCGAGTCACTGATTAATGCGATTCGTTCGGTACATGAGGGATATGCATTTATCCATCCGAAAGTAACGGGCAAGCTGATCCACCAGCTCCGCCGGATGACGTATGTAAACGAAGCAGGCGCGATGGCGGAGAGCGGTTCGCGTGAAGCTGGAGTCAAGTTTGTGGCAGGCGAGAACAACCCATTGACAAGGCGCGAAGCGGAAGTGCTTAGACTAATGGCCGAAGGCAAGAGCAACAAGATGATTGGGGAATACCTGTTCATTAGTGAAAAAACTGTAAAAAACCACGTCAGCAGCATCCTGCAGAAGATGGAAGTGGACGACCGTACGCAAGCGGTTATCAACTCGATCAAGTATGGTTGGGTGACGTTGTAA
- a CDS encoding helicase-related protein, which yields MQIAIYTIREAEKWNCYLSLDMRADLQWWYGRMRKADERAGTPFLVLLSSRAPLGWAVEIQAKFQPVPDMDRWERPDWLRYMYRALSPFLLQEPESSRSKWSVLLQEIQLLDGTYLSSLIEKGAILVGWDALVQQAELLIECMAGRALLAGEVEALLGEVAVGTGDWRAAAQLGVLLGRLRLEAGLAQPDPRGGPGWLRRRAMAPRCRRCGSEAKSRTACAACGSAACAYCEACLAMGRSRACALLLHGTAGSAVRGTAGGSPTAALGRWGLSAAQSAAAGAALRFLAEPPAGGSAGAAARFLIWAVTGAGKTEMIFPLLQSILDAGGRVLVAAPRRDVVLELAPRLSKAFPQETVVTLYGGCPERWKRGSITLATTHQLLRFRGAFDLVVIDEIDAFPYHNDPMLDYAAKGACKPGGKYIYLSATPPTPLQREAAAGRLPHAKVPARFHGHPLPVPQKLKMFAVSRCLQEKKLSPLLVRSLSASLRRGAQVFLFVSRIKHIDPILELLREAIAHMPIEGTSSIDPERAGKVMAFRNREIRLLVTTTILERGVTVPKSDVYILDADSELFDEAALIQMAGRAGRSKDDPAGRVVFAAPQWTRCQSSAVRQIKAMNRIAGKGGYLRTVQELTGK from the coding sequence ATGCAGATTGCCATTTATACCATTCGAGAAGCAGAGAAATGGAATTGCTATCTCTCGCTGGATATGAGGGCGGATCTTCAATGGTGGTATGGAAGAATGAGAAAGGCAGATGAAAGGGCTGGTACACCGTTTTTGGTGTTGCTGTCCTCTCGAGCACCACTGGGATGGGCTGTTGAAATCCAAGCGAAATTTCAGCCGGTTCCAGACATGGATCGATGGGAGAGGCCGGATTGGCTGAGATATATGTATCGGGCATTAAGCCCGTTTTTACTGCAAGAGCCGGAGAGCAGCAGATCTAAATGGAGCGTTCTGCTGCAGGAAATCCAACTGTTGGATGGGACATATCTAAGTTCCCTGATCGAGAAGGGAGCCATACTAGTGGGCTGGGATGCACTAGTGCAGCAGGCGGAGCTGCTGATCGAGTGCATGGCCGGACGAGCCTTGCTTGCCGGCGAGGTCGAGGCATTGCTAGGGGAGGTCGCCGTGGGCACCGGCGACTGGCGCGCTGCGGCCCAGCTTGGCGTCCTGTTGGGCCGCCTGCGCTTGGAAGCGGGGCTGGCACAGCCCGACCCGCGCGGAGGGCCCGGCTGGCTCCGCCGCCGGGCCATGGCCCCCCGCTGCCGGCGCTGCGGCAGCGAGGCCAAGAGCCGCACGGCATGCGCCGCGTGCGGCTCGGCGGCTTGCGCCTATTGCGAGGCCTGCCTCGCGATGGGGCGCAGCCGCGCTTGTGCCCTGCTGCTGCATGGCACAGCAGGGTCGGCCGTGCGGGGCACGGCCGGGGGTTCCCCCACCGCGGCCTTGGGCCGGTGGGGGCTTAGCGCAGCGCAGAGCGCCGCCGCTGGCGCTGCGCTGCGGTTTTTGGCGGAGCCGCCCGCAGGGGGCTCCGCGGGGGCTGCCGCCCGGTTTCTCATCTGGGCGGTGACCGGTGCCGGAAAGACCGAAATGATCTTTCCGCTGCTGCAGTCCATTCTGGATGCAGGCGGGCGCGTCTTGGTCGCCGCTCCAAGACGGGATGTGGTGCTGGAGTTGGCACCTCGGTTATCCAAGGCATTTCCCCAAGAGACGGTGGTCACGTTATATGGCGGATGTCCGGAGCGTTGGAAGCGGGGGAGCATCACGCTGGCAACGACGCATCAGCTGCTGCGATTCAGGGGAGCTTTTGATCTGGTCGTGATCGACGAGATTGATGCCTTTCCCTATCATAACGATCCGATGCTGGATTACGCGGCCAAGGGTGCTTGCAAACCAGGAGGGAAATATATCTATCTGTCAGCTACCCCGCCAACGCCTCTACAGCGCGAAGCAGCTGCTGGTCGGTTGCCACATGCGAAAGTTCCCGCACGCTTCCATGGCCATCCATTACCCGTTCCTCAGAAACTGAAAATGTTTGCAGTGAGCCGCTGTCTTCAAGAAAAAAAGCTTTCCCCACTCCTGGTTCGCAGCCTGAGTGCCTCTCTGAGACGTGGAGCTCAAGTGTTCCTGTTCGTTTCCCGGATCAAGCATATTGATCCTATTCTGGAACTGCTCCGCGAGGCGATTGCCCATATGCCGATTGAAGGGACTTCATCCATCGATCCGGAACGGGCGGGCAAAGTGATGGCCTTCCGAAACCGCGAGATTCGCTTGCTGGTGACAACAACCATTCTTGAACGCGGGGTAACGGTTCCTAAGAGTGATGTGTATATTTTGGATGCAGATAGCGAGCTATTTGATGAAGCCGCCTTGATTCAGATGGCCGGTCGTGCAGGTCGATCTAAGGATGATCCAGCAGGACGGGTAGTGTTTGCAGCACCACAATGGACCAGGTGCCAAAGCTCGGCAGTTCGGCAAATCAAGGCGATGAACCGAATCGCTGGTAAGGGCGGGTATTTACGTACAGTTCAAGAGTTGACAGGTAAATAG
- a CDS encoding ComF family protein yields the protein MNRSAVTYDAQMREWLAQYKYRGNERYAPLLVEMLLRAYTMFYRETNVRMFDPRLRNARSVPWSIHAVTSVPVSQERLRERGFNQAEVLAMGLAASIKTPYAPLLERNRHTDKQSFKSRMDRLKDMEGVFGALQQAPEVLWSISKRGAANIGSPERISRIIGPLRILLVDDIYTTGSTINACAQVLRGYEPFLEMPIEIYSLTWARS from the coding sequence TTGAATCGGAGTGCGGTAACCTATGACGCGCAGATGAGGGAGTGGCTGGCCCAGTATAAATATAGGGGGAATGAGCGGTACGCGCCTCTTTTGGTCGAGATGCTGCTGCGAGCCTATACGATGTTCTATCGAGAGACCAACGTCCGTATGTTTGATCCTCGTTTGAGGAACGCTCGTAGTGTGCCTTGGAGCATACATGCCGTCACTTCGGTCCCGGTTAGCCAGGAAAGGCTGCGGGAGAGGGGGTTCAATCAAGCGGAAGTGCTGGCTATGGGGCTTGCCGCTAGCATTAAAACTCCTTATGCTCCGCTGCTGGAACGTAACCGTCACACGGATAAACAGAGTTTTAAGAGCCGGATGGACAGACTAAAGGATATGGAGGGTGTTTTTGGCGCGTTACAGCAAGCACCCGAAGTGTTGTGGTCTATAAGTAAGCGGGGTGCAGCGAATATCGGTTCTCCAGAGAGGATATCTCGGATCATAGGGCCTCTCCGTATATTACTTGTCGATGATATCTATACCACCGGCAGTACGATTAACGCTTGTGCGCAGGTTTTGCGAGGATACGAACCCTTCTTGGAAATGCCCATCGAGATTTATAGTTTAACCTGGGCGCGCTCATAA
- a CDS encoding TIGR03826 family flagellar region protein, whose protein sequence is MNLGNCPRCGKLYTVNIREMCPECMKVIEKEYEKCATFLREQKGATIHEVSEATEVSVRQITKFIKEGRISIANAPNLAYPCEVCGTLIRESNMCESCRTRLTRELRQAAAGDQEHQPGSRKDRETYSAVDKLRKY, encoded by the coding sequence ATGAATTTGGGGAATTGCCCTCGGTGCGGCAAGTTATATACGGTGAATATTCGGGAAATGTGTCCTGAATGCATGAAAGTGATTGAGAAGGAATACGAGAAATGCGCAACCTTCCTGCGTGAGCAAAAAGGCGCAACCATCCATGAGGTATCTGAGGCTACGGAAGTATCCGTGCGGCAGATTACGAAGTTTATCAAGGAAGGCCGGATCTCGATTGCGAACGCTCCGAACCTGGCGTATCCTTGCGAAGTGTGCGGAACGTTGATTCGCGAGAGCAATATGTGCGAGTCCTGCCGGACCCGATTAACGAGGGAGCTAAGGCAGGCGGCGGCTGGCGACCAGGAACATCAGCCTGGGTCCCGCAAAGATAGAGAGACTTACAGTGCAGTCGATAAACTGCGCAAATACTAA
- the flgM gene encoding flagellar biosynthesis anti-sigma factor FlgM, which yields MKINESGRVNGINSYQRNIESREMQHIDKKKRRKDEVSISPEAMELSAQSKVQDPERAEKIQRLKEAVTNGTYEVPVDRLADKLLPYFQSYNKSGESK from the coding sequence GTGAAGATTAACGAATCGGGACGTGTGAACGGCATCAATTCGTATCAACGGAATATTGAATCTCGGGAGATGCAGCATATCGATAAGAAGAAACGCCGCAAGGATGAAGTATCAATCTCCCCGGAGGCGATGGAACTGAGTGCACAGAGTAAAGTACAGGATCCGGAACGCGCAGAGAAGATCCAGCGTTTGAAGGAAGCTGTAACAAACGGCACATATGAAGTGCCGGTTGACCGTTTGGCAGACAAATTACTCCCGTATTTTCAATCCTACAATAAATCAGGTGAGTCCAAGTGA
- a CDS encoding flagellar protein FlgN, translating to MSARSIIEYMKRQDELHQQLIEAGKDKRQAILDNDVERLTAVMTKENRLLKQVAETEALRQGAGDDFLREKGIRSQLQLTVTEMTRLVFNPDEKTELQDVQQQLMDRLMELKELNAMNRELIEQSLAFIDYSLNLLVSRPEDDMLYRHPQHQNPAGKGRSMFDTRA from the coding sequence GTGAGTGCTAGATCCATAATCGAATATATGAAGCGTCAGGATGAGCTGCATCAGCAGCTCATAGAAGCAGGGAAAGATAAAAGGCAAGCCATTCTGGATAACGATGTGGAACGTCTTACAGCGGTCATGACCAAGGAGAACCGCCTGCTGAAGCAGGTGGCGGAAACGGAAGCGCTGCGTCAAGGTGCCGGAGATGATTTTTTGCGTGAGAAGGGCATCCGCTCCCAGCTTCAGCTGACGGTTACTGAAATGACTCGTCTTGTATTTAATCCGGATGAAAAAACAGAGCTTCAGGATGTGCAGCAGCAATTGATGGACAGGCTCATGGAGCTCAAAGAACTGAATGCCATGAACCGGGAATTGATTGAGCAGTCACTGGCATTCATAGATTATAGTTTGAATTTATTAGTCAGCCGTCCGGAGGATGATATGCTTTACCGGCATCCGCAACATCAGAATCCGGCGGGCAAAGGCCGAAGCATGTTTGATACCAGGGCATAA